One region of Miscanthus floridulus cultivar M001 chromosome 19, ASM1932011v1, whole genome shotgun sequence genomic DNA includes:
- the LOC136527393 gene encoding uncharacterized protein: MENAEGPSPDSGNHAALVQDGNAQTTPGHNSRRPNLSLQIPARTLDTSIPTSTRVTISSSPSSTRVGLPPRPNSTRTKSSIKNINPQNSFRARSSAQEGDRVVLLNPGTSSEGQQDNPTTARSFSFRKVINSLSAKRTHSLPVTPVGTTDKAASPANQLDTLPTTSNEGVEAKIRRSLSVPGNRKNRSLRRADSIGVIRVIPTTPRPVPVDATTSNDVIEETIDVPEDGGEDIPEEEAVCRICFVELNEGGETLKMECSCKGELALAHQDCAVKWFSIKGNKICDVCKQEVQNLPVTLLRIPTQTANRRVANAAQQRAAQQYRFWQDIPILVMVSMLAYFCFLEQLLVTDLQSRALAISLPFSCVLGLLSSMIASTMVSKSYLWAYASFQFAIVILFAHIFYNVLRVHPVLAVLLSSFTGFGIAISTNSLLVEYLRWRARRNHRLAQQAANAAQHQESENDGANDNNGARQQGHDANSGNNAV; this comes from the exons ATGGAGAACGCCGAGGGACCTTCCCCGGACTCCGGCAATCATGCG GCACTGGTTCAGGATGGCAATGCCCAAACTACACCTGGGCATAATTCGCGAAGGCCAAACCTTTCTTTGCAAATACCAGCTAGGACCTTGGATACCAGTATACCGACTTCGACAAGAGTTACTATATCCTCCAGCCCCAGTTCAACGAGAGTGGGTTTGCCACCGAGACCTAATTCAACGAGAACAAAATCATCTATCAAGAACATCAATCCTCAGAATAGTTTCAGAGCAAGGAGTTCAGCCCAGGAAGGTGATCGAGTGGTCCTTCTAAATCCTGGGACGTCATCTGAAGGGCAGCAGGATAACCCAACCACAGCAAGATCGTTTTCTTTTAGAAAGGTCATTAACTCATTATCGGCAAAAAGGACTCATTCTCTTCCAGTAACGCCTGTAGGAACTACTGACAAGGCTGCATCTCCTGCAAATCAATTAGATACCCTGCCAACTACATCT aatgaaggagtTGAAGCAAAAATTAGGCGCTCGCTTTCAGTACCAGGAAATCGCAAAAACAGAAGTTTGAGGAGGGCAGATTCAATAGGTGTCATCCGTGTGATACCAACAACCCCACGACCTGTGCCAGTTGATGCAACCACATCGAACGATGTAATTGAAGAAACAATTGATG TCCCTGAAGATGGAGGTGAAGATATTCCTGAAGAAGAGGCAGTCTGCAGAATTTGTTTTGTTGAGCTCAACGAAGGAGGGGAAACACTTAAAATGGAGTGCAGCTGCAAAGGAGAACTTGCCCTTGCACACCAAGATTGTGCTGTCAAATGGTTTAGCATCAAGGGAAACAAGATATGTGATGTCTGCAAACAAGAAGTTCAGAATCTGCCAGTGACGTTACTGAGAATACCAACTCAAACTGCAAACAGGCGGGTAGCAAATGCTGCTCAGCAGAGAGCAGCTCAACAATACAG ATTTTGGCAGGACATTCCAATTCTGGTGATGGTTAGCATGCTTGCGTACTTCTGTTTCTTGGAACAACTTCTG GTTACTGATTTGCAGTCACGTGCACTGGCAATTTCATTGCCTTTCTCATGTGTGTTAGGCCTCCTATCTTCAATGATAGCATCAACTATGG TGTCGAAGAGCTATCTATGGGCCTATGCTTCATTCCAGTTTGCTATCGTTATCCTGTTTGCTCATATCTTCTACAATGTG TTGAGAGTGCATCCAGTCCTTGCAGTCTTACTCTCCTCATTCACTGGGTTCGGTATTGCTATTAGTACGAACTCTCTGCTAGTAGAGTATTTGAGGTGGAGAGCTAGGAGGAATCACCGTTTAGCTCAGCAGGCTGCCAATGCTGCACAGCATCAAGAATCTGAGAATGATGGTGCAAatgacaacaatggtgctcggCAGCAAGGGCACGATGCAAATTCTGGGAACAATGCTGTATGA
- the LOC136527395 gene encoding probable 3-hydroxyisobutyrate dehydrogenase, mitochondrial isoform X2 has product MVGFGWRVGSKLQRWGSSCLRGFSSAAVPSQLENVGFIGLGNMGSHMARNLITAGYKVTVHDINENSMKKFSDDGIPTKQSPLEVSESSDVIITMLPSSTHVLDVYNGPNGLLCGGERLGPWLYVDSSTVDPQTSRKISTDISRCHLKEKKGYAESPMILDAPVSGGVPAAEAGKLTFMVGGLEEAYLAAKPLLLAMGKKAIYCGGAGNGSAAKICNNMAMAISMLGVSEALALGQNLGIKATTLTDIFNCSSARCWSRLKIWIWPWLVHLESASNAPWVPRHLKFTESCARMAVNSKTSRVHSDITMLARMKSDLEVTLQIFLL; this is encoded by the exons ATGGTGGGGTTCGGATGGAGAGTCGGCTCAAAGTTGCAGAGATGGGGCTCGAGCTGCCTCCGGGGCTTCTCTTCTGCTGCAGTTCCGTCTCAGCTGGAG AATGTTGGATTCATCGGACTTGGAAACATGGGCTCCCATATGGCAAGGAATTTGATCACGGCTGGATATAAAGTGACTGTTCATGATAT AAATGAAAATTCCATGAAGAAATTCTCAGACGATGGAATCCCCACAAAACAATCTCCACTTGAAGTATCAGAGTCGAGTGATGTCATAATTACCATGCTTCCTTCATCTACTCAT GTTTTAGATGTATACAATGGACCCAATGGTTTACTTTGCGGGGGCGAACGCCTGGGACCATGGTTATATGTAGATTCATCAACAGTTGATCCACAAACATCAAGAAAGATATCGACAGACATCTCAAGATGCCatttaaaagaaaagaaag GTTACGCTGAAAGCCCTATGATTCTGGATGCTCCGGTGTCCGGAGGTGTTCCTGCTGCAGAAGCTGGCAAGCTAACTTTCATG GTGGGTGGTCTTGAGGAAGCATATTTAGCAGCCAAGCCCTTACTTCTCGCAATGGGGAAAAAGGCAATCTACTGTGGTGGGGCTGGAAATGGCTCG GCTGCAAAGATATGTAACAACATGGCAATGGCAATCAGCATGCTTGGGGTCTCCGAGGCCTTGGCTCTTGGTCAGAACCTTGGGATCAAAGCAACCACTCTTACAGACATTTTCAACTGTTCAAGCGCTCGCTGCTGGAGTAG GCTAAAGATTTGGATTTGGCCATGGCTTGTGCATCTGGAGTCGGCTTCAAATGCCCCATGGGTTCCGAGGCACTTGAAAT TTACCGAAAGCTGTGCGAGGATGGCTGTGAACTCAAAGACTTCTCGTGTGCATTCCGACATCACTATGCTGGCAAGGATGAAGAGTGATCTTGAAGTTACGCTGCAAATTTTCCTCCTTTGA
- the LOC136527395 gene encoding probable 3-hydroxyisobutyrate dehydrogenase, mitochondrial isoform X1, producing MVGFGWRVGSKLQRWGSSCLRGFSSAAVPSQLENVGFIGLGNMGSHMARNLITAGYKVTVHDINENSMKKFSDDGIPTKQSPLEVSESSDVIITMLPSSTHVLDVYNGPNGLLCGGERLGPWLYVDSSTVDPQTSRKISTDISRCHLKEKKGYAESPMILDAPVSGGVPAAEAGKLTFMVGGLEEAYLAAKPLLLAMGKKAIYCGGAGNGSAAKICNNMAMAISMLGVSEALALGQNLGIKATTLTDIFNCSSARCWSSDTYNPVPGVMEGVPSSRNYSGGFTSKLTAKDLDLAMACASGVGFKCPMGSEALEIYRKLCEDGCELKDFSCAFRHHYAGKDEE from the exons ATGGTGGGGTTCGGATGGAGAGTCGGCTCAAAGTTGCAGAGATGGGGCTCGAGCTGCCTCCGGGGCTTCTCTTCTGCTGCAGTTCCGTCTCAGCTGGAG AATGTTGGATTCATCGGACTTGGAAACATGGGCTCCCATATGGCAAGGAATTTGATCACGGCTGGATATAAAGTGACTGTTCATGATAT AAATGAAAATTCCATGAAGAAATTCTCAGACGATGGAATCCCCACAAAACAATCTCCACTTGAAGTATCAGAGTCGAGTGATGTCATAATTACCATGCTTCCTTCATCTACTCAT GTTTTAGATGTATACAATGGACCCAATGGTTTACTTTGCGGGGGCGAACGCCTGGGACCATGGTTATATGTAGATTCATCAACAGTTGATCCACAAACATCAAGAAAGATATCGACAGACATCTCAAGATGCCatttaaaagaaaagaaag GTTACGCTGAAAGCCCTATGATTCTGGATGCTCCGGTGTCCGGAGGTGTTCCTGCTGCAGAAGCTGGCAAGCTAACTTTCATG GTGGGTGGTCTTGAGGAAGCATATTTAGCAGCCAAGCCCTTACTTCTCGCAATGGGGAAAAAGGCAATCTACTGTGGTGGGGCTGGAAATGGCTCG GCTGCAAAGATATGTAACAACATGGCAATGGCAATCAGCATGCTTGGGGTCTCCGAGGCCTTGGCTCTTGGTCAGAACCTTGGGATCAAAGCAACCACTCTTACAGACATTTTCAACTGTTCAAGCGCTCGCTGCTGGAGTAG TGATACATATAATCCAGTTCCTGGAGTTATGGAAGGTGTTCCATCATCAAGGAATTATAGCGGTGGTTTCACTTCCAAACTAACG GCTAAAGATTTGGATTTGGCCATGGCTTGTGCATCTGGAGTCGGCTTCAAATGCCCCATGGGTTCCGAGGCACTTGAAAT TTACCGAAAGCTGTGCGAGGATGGCTGTGAACTCAAAGACTTCTCGTGTGCATTCCGACATCACTATGCTGGCAAGGATGAAGAGTGA
- the LOC136527395 gene encoding probable 3-hydroxyisobutyrate dehydrogenase, mitochondrial isoform X3, with amino-acid sequence MGSHMARNLITAGYKVTVHDINENSMKKFSDDGIPTKQSPLEVSESSDVIITMLPSSTHVLDVYNGPNGLLCGGERLGPWLYVDSSTVDPQTSRKISTDISRCHLKEKKGYAESPMILDAPVSGGVPAAEAGKLTFMVGGLEEAYLAAKPLLLAMGKKAIYCGGAGNGSAAKICNNMAMAISMLGVSEALALGQNLGIKATTLTDIFNCSSARCWSSDTYNPVPGVMEGVPSSRNYSGGFTSKLTAKDLDLAMACASGVGFKCPMGSEALEIYRKLCEDGCELKDFSCAFRHHYAGKDEE; translated from the exons ATGGGCTCCCATATGGCAAGGAATTTGATCACGGCTGGATATAAAGTGACTGTTCATGATAT AAATGAAAATTCCATGAAGAAATTCTCAGACGATGGAATCCCCACAAAACAATCTCCACTTGAAGTATCAGAGTCGAGTGATGTCATAATTACCATGCTTCCTTCATCTACTCAT GTTTTAGATGTATACAATGGACCCAATGGTTTACTTTGCGGGGGCGAACGCCTGGGACCATGGTTATATGTAGATTCATCAACAGTTGATCCACAAACATCAAGAAAGATATCGACAGACATCTCAAGATGCCatttaaaagaaaagaaag GTTACGCTGAAAGCCCTATGATTCTGGATGCTCCGGTGTCCGGAGGTGTTCCTGCTGCAGAAGCTGGCAAGCTAACTTTCATG GTGGGTGGTCTTGAGGAAGCATATTTAGCAGCCAAGCCCTTACTTCTCGCAATGGGGAAAAAGGCAATCTACTGTGGTGGGGCTGGAAATGGCTCG GCTGCAAAGATATGTAACAACATGGCAATGGCAATCAGCATGCTTGGGGTCTCCGAGGCCTTGGCTCTTGGTCAGAACCTTGGGATCAAAGCAACCACTCTTACAGACATTTTCAACTGTTCAAGCGCTCGCTGCTGGAGTAG TGATACATATAATCCAGTTCCTGGAGTTATGGAAGGTGTTCCATCATCAAGGAATTATAGCGGTGGTTTCACTTCCAAACTAACG GCTAAAGATTTGGATTTGGCCATGGCTTGTGCATCTGGAGTCGGCTTCAAATGCCCCATGGGTTCCGAGGCACTTGAAAT TTACCGAAAGCTGTGCGAGGATGGCTGTGAACTCAAAGACTTCTCGTGTGCATTCCGACATCACTATGCTGGCAAGGATGAAGAGTGA